The region TCGCCCGCTTCAGATACGGGGGCAGCAGTGAGCTGTTGAACACAATGCCCTTGCCGCTCCGGTCCCGAACCTTGGGTACCCTCACTTCCACGTCCCCGATTCCTGTCTGGACAGCCCGTCTGGGAAGATATCCGTTGCGCACAACCGCCGCTCTTCCGTCTTCCAGGCGAAGAGAGGAGCAATCCTCAAGCAGAGCCTCCAGTTCGGCCTCTACAGCCTTTGCTATGAGGTCTCCGGCTCCCTTCCGCAGAAGTTCGGTCAGGGGATCCGGGACCGTTTCGTCTTTGACCGTAGCCTCTGGACCGGAAGAGCAGGATGCAGTACACTTTTTCATGGCGTATCCCTCCAATGTCGATTGTGAGCTTGCCGGCCCAATCGGCAGGATACGCCCCTTCTTTTTCAATGTCCATACACCAGATCTGAGTTTAACTCGATTGGACCTTTGGCTTCGTTCATTGGTACAACGAGATCCACCGCCACAGCGCCTTGAAATACGTGACTCCCGGACAGCGTCACCGTGGAGAGTCCGGGGCAATTCTGGCGGCGAGGAAGGAGGTGTTTGAAGAAGCGAAGCGGAAATTCCCGGAACGATGGAATACCCGTCCGGTGAGGAACCTGGAGGAGGACAAAGTGGTGTGGCTCAATCCTGAGAAGGATGAAAGAGCGCGGGAAACTTTAACCCCGGAAAAGCGACAAGTCGCTTGACAGACATCAGATCTATGGGAGCAAAAATGAGTAGACAGCAAACAAGTTGCCATGTTGCCAGTATAAAGGTATCCAAAAAAAACATCGTAATGAAATGTTTCATTATTGCGTTTTTTTTAGTCGCAATTTTTCAGTTATTTGGGGTAAGCAGAGATTACGAAAATTATGCTCGCTTTTTTTCGGAAGCCAGAGAATATGGATTTTCTTATGTAAGAAATCATCTGTTCGAACCTTTATTTTCTTATCTTTCTTTTGTTGTTTCGTCAGTTTTCAAAAACAACGTTATGGTCTATTCTCTGTTGGCCATTTTATCATTCTCGATAAAGTGTTTTGCACTTCGAAGAGTAAGCCGTAATTGGTTTATTCTTTTTGTTGCTCTGACCTTTTATGGGGCTCGTTTTTTCCCTCTTCACGAAATGACCCAAATTAGAGCTTCTTTCGCAGCATCTTTTTTAATTCTGGCAATGGTCTATATATATCAACAAAAAAACAAGAGATCACTACTTTGCGGTATTGCAACGATAGGATTCCATCTTTCTAGTTTGGTTATTGTGCCTTTTGCTTGTTATTTGAAGAAACATTGGAGAAAGAGGGATGTGTTTTTCTTAAGTATCGTGTTTTTTGTATTACTGTTAATAACCAAAGTTTTTCTGTTAGATTTTCTAGCTTCACACATTTCGAAACTTGACTCCTATCAAAGTTTGGAGTATGGGGGTAAAGTCAGTTGGCATGCTAGGACTGTTATTCTGGATATCTTGTTGATAATTTGCGGCTTTTCTTTTTGGAAAAGGTCAGATAATTTAATGCGCCAAATCCTTTTTTCGCAGGTTTTAGGAATCCTTTGTTATTACGTATTTTGGGACTATGCCGTTTTGGCGCATAGAATAAGAGAGTTGCTTTCGATTTTTTGGGTACTTTATTTCCCGCTTGCACTTAACAAAAGAGGAAATATCAGGCGAGTGATGAGTATTTTTATCTTTTTGAATATAGCGCTTTACTTCCATTTATATTTTGTAAGTGTTCATAAAATATTCTGAT is a window of Aminivibrio sp. DNA encoding:
- a CDS encoding EpsG family protein: MTDIRSMGAKMSRQQTSCHVASIKVSKKNIVMKCFIIAFFLVAIFQLFGVSRDYENYARFFSEAREYGFSYVRNHLFEPLFSYLSFVVSSVFKNNVMVYSLLAILSFSIKCFALRRVSRNWFILFVALTFYGARFFPLHEMTQIRASFAASFLILAMVYIYQQKNKRSLLCGIATIGFHLSSLVIVPFACYLKKHWRKRDVFFLSIVFFVLLLITKVFLLDFLASHISKLDSYQSLEYGGKVSWHARTVILDILLIICGFSFWKRSDNLMRQILFSQVLGILCYYVFWDYAVLAHRIRELLSIFWVLYFPLALNKRGNIRRVMSIFIFLNIALYFHLYFVSVHKIF